Proteins encoded within one genomic window of Halorussus salilacus:
- a CDS encoding BMP family lipoprotein, with protein MWGRNTRRQFVSGLAAALGTAGVVGNVGAAGVGQDGAVNVGMVYATGGLGDNSFNDMAHTGVQDAAEEFGVEFRNAEPESQSDVANLQRRFAQSSNPDYDLICCIGFVQRDALAENAQQFSDQNFMVVDTTVEEPNVSSYVFEEHQGSFQVGHLAGLLTTREFSAGAGETNEESLVGFVGGQEVPLIERFETGYRAGVAHANEDIEVRSAYVGSFNDPAQGQEVALSMFDEGADIVYHAAGGTGNGVFQAAQQEGRFAIGVDADQSESLPEYDDVILASMVKRVDQAVFRSVESVVNDAFEGGGVNELGLEEDGVAAVYGRGLEDDIPEEVVQRVEESREAIIAGDIEVPAEPGDL; from the coding sequence ATGTGGGGGAGAAACACACGCAGACAGTTCGTGAGCGGGCTGGCCGCGGCGCTCGGAACCGCCGGGGTCGTGGGGAACGTCGGGGCCGCCGGGGTCGGACAGGACGGGGCGGTCAACGTGGGGATGGTGTACGCGACGGGCGGGCTGGGCGACAACTCGTTCAACGACATGGCCCACACCGGCGTTCAGGACGCCGCCGAGGAGTTCGGGGTGGAGTTCCGGAACGCCGAACCCGAGAGCCAGAGCGACGTCGCGAACCTCCAGCGCCGGTTCGCCCAGTCGTCGAATCCCGACTACGACCTCATCTGTTGCATCGGGTTCGTCCAGCGGGACGCGCTCGCGGAGAACGCCCAGCAGTTCTCCGACCAGAACTTCATGGTCGTGGACACGACGGTCGAGGAACCCAACGTCTCCAGTTACGTGTTCGAGGAACACCAGGGGTCGTTCCAGGTGGGCCACCTCGCCGGTCTGCTCACGACACGCGAGTTCAGCGCGGGTGCTGGCGAGACCAACGAGGAGTCGCTCGTGGGCTTCGTCGGCGGCCAAGAGGTCCCGCTCATCGAGCGGTTCGAGACCGGGTACCGGGCCGGGGTCGCCCACGCGAACGAGGACATCGAGGTCCGGTCGGCGTACGTCGGGTCGTTCAACGACCCCGCGCAGGGTCAGGAGGTCGCGCTGTCGATGTTCGACGAGGGCGCTGACATCGTCTACCACGCCGCGGGCGGCACCGGCAACGGCGTGTTCCAGGCGGCCCAACAGGAGGGCAGATTCGCGATTGGAGTGGACGCCGACCAGTCCGAGAGCCTGCCCGAGTACGACGACGTCATCCTCGCCAGCATGGTCAAGCGGGTGGACCAAGCCGTGTTCCGGTCGGTCGAGAGCGTCGTGAACGACGCGTTCGAGGGCGGCGGGGTCAACGAGCTCGGACTCGAAGAGGACGGCGTCGCGGCGGTGTACGGTCGGGGGCTCGAAGACGACATCCCCGAGGAGGTCGTCCAGCGCGTCGAGGAGTCCCGCGAGGCGATAATCGCGGGCGACATCGAGGTGCCCGCCGAACCGGGCGACCTCTGA
- a CDS encoding BMP family lipoprotein, giving the protein MVKIDPRRRRFLELTGGAGAVGVTGLAGCLGGQDDGSDDEGNQSDGSDDEGTESGSDGGDDSAGDIGMVYATGGLGDNSFNDMAHTGVQGAEDEFGISFRNAEPESQSDVANLQRRFARSSDPDYDLICCIGYVQADALAENAQEFSDQNFTVVDEVVEESNVESYTFREHEGSFQVGHMAGLLTEMDFSAGAGETTDDAVVGFVGGEESPLIEKFEAGYTAGVKHANEDIEVRSAYAGSFNDSAQGQEIALSMFDEGADVIFHAAGGTGNGVFKVAQEEGRFAVGVDADQSESLPEYDDVILASMVKRVDEAVYRSVENVVNGEFEGGQLNELGLEQDGVEVVYGQGLEDDIPEEVTSTLEDSHDAIVDGDIEVPTDPDEV; this is encoded by the coding sequence ATGGTGAAAATAGATCCGCGGCGGCGGCGATTCCTCGAACTCACAGGTGGCGCGGGCGCGGTTGGCGTGACCGGTCTCGCGGGATGTCTCGGCGGCCAAGACGACGGCTCGGACGACGAGGGCAACCAAAGCGACGGCTCGGACGACGAGGGGACCGAGAGCGGCTCCGACGGCGGAGACGACAGCGCGGGCGACATCGGGATGGTGTACGCGACGGGTGGGCTCGGTGACAACTCGTTCAACGACATGGCTCACACCGGCGTTCAGGGCGCCGAGGACGAGTTCGGCATCTCGTTCCGGAACGCCGAACCCGAGAGCCAGAGCGACGTCGCGAACCTCCAGCGCCGGTTCGCCCGGTCGTCGGACCCCGACTACGACCTCATCTGTTGCATCGGCTACGTGCAGGCCGACGCGCTCGCGGAGAACGCCCAAGAGTTCTCCGACCAGAACTTCACCGTCGTCGACGAGGTGGTCGAAGAGTCGAACGTCGAGAGCTACACGTTCCGCGAACACGAGGGGTCGTTCCAGGTCGGTCACATGGCCGGTCTGCTGACCGAGATGGACTTCAGCGCGGGCGCTGGCGAGACCACCGACGACGCGGTCGTCGGGTTCGTCGGCGGCGAGGAGTCCCCCCTCATCGAGAAGTTCGAGGCCGGATACACGGCCGGAGTCAAGCACGCCAACGAGGACATCGAGGTCCGGTCGGCGTACGCCGGGTCGTTCAACGACTCCGCGCAGGGCCAGGAGATCGCGCTGTCGATGTTCGACGAGGGCGCGGACGTCATCTTCCACGCCGCGGGCGGCACCGGCAACGGCGTGTTCAAGGTGGCCCAGGAGGAGGGCCGGTTCGCGGTCGGCGTCGACGCCGACCAGTCCGAGAGCCTGCCCGAGTACGACGACGTCATCCTCGCCAGCATGGTCAAGCGCGTCGACGAGGCGGTGTACCGCTCGGTCGAGAACGTCGTGAACGGCGAGTTCGAGGGCGGCCAACTCAACGAGCTCGGCCTCGAACAGGACGGCGTCGAGGTCGTCTACGGTCAGGGACTCGAAGACGACATCCCCGAGGAGGTCACGTCCACGCTCGAAGACTCCCACGACGCCATCGTGGACGGCGACATCGAGGTGCCGACCGACCCCGACGAGGTCTGA
- a CDS encoding phosphopentomutase/phosphoglucosamine mutase → MDLFGTAGIRGSAVETVTPELALAVGRAAGRDGSEFVVARDGRETGPALAAAMEAGLESAGADVRRAGRLPTPALAFASRGRRGVMITASHNPPTDNGIKLFADGQEYDREAELTVEDRVEADDPPGAWDEWGDSERVGVLDAYRDAVVEYTVERSSTSNRTQSDDARQQGAPLDGLRVAVDCGNGVAALATPQVLRALGAEVVTLNANVDGHFPGRESKPTPETLADLREFVRTGDAELGIGHDGDADRIVVVDSDGEVVHEDTVVAVLAAHYTRESDAADPVVVTTPNASGRIDERVEAEGGRVERVRLGALHEGIATAREDGGPDTEVAFAAEPWKHVHTRFGGWIDGVTSAAVVCRLVAEAGGVGPLREPVTERPYRKRSVSCPDAAKGGAMERLETAIPERFPEASVETEYGVRAAFPDGSWVLVRPSGTEPYVRVYAESDDVDALVAEAVAVVEAAVEATAVGDSE, encoded by the coding sequence ATGGACCTCTTCGGAACCGCGGGCATCCGCGGGAGCGCAGTCGAGACGGTGACGCCGGAACTGGCGCTCGCGGTCGGGCGGGCGGCGGGCCGCGACGGGTCGGAGTTCGTCGTGGCGCGCGACGGCCGCGAGACCGGCCCGGCGCTGGCGGCCGCGATGGAGGCCGGACTGGAGAGCGCCGGTGCCGACGTGCGTCGGGCGGGCCGACTCCCGACCCCCGCGCTCGCGTTCGCCTCGCGGGGGCGGCGCGGCGTGATGATCACCGCGAGCCACAACCCCCCGACCGACAACGGAATCAAGCTGTTCGCCGACGGGCAGGAGTACGACCGCGAGGCCGAACTGACCGTCGAAGACCGGGTCGAGGCCGACGACCCGCCGGGGGCGTGGGACGAGTGGGGCGACAGCGAGCGCGTGGGCGTCCTCGACGCCTACCGCGACGCCGTGGTCGAGTACACCGTCGAGCGAAGCTCGACGAGCAATCGGACGCAGTCCGATGACGCGCGCCAGCAGGGCGCGCCCCTCGACGGCCTCCGGGTCGCGGTCGACTGCGGTAACGGCGTGGCCGCGCTCGCCACGCCGCAGGTACTCCGGGCGCTCGGCGCGGAGGTCGTCACCCTCAACGCGAACGTCGACGGCCACTTCCCCGGCCGCGAGAGCAAGCCCACCCCCGAGACGCTGGCCGACCTCCGGGAGTTCGTTCGGACCGGCGACGCCGAACTCGGCATCGGTCACGACGGCGACGCCGACCGCATCGTCGTGGTCGACTCCGACGGGGAGGTTGTCCACGAGGACACCGTGGTCGCGGTCCTCGCGGCACACTACACTCGCGAGAGCGACGCCGCCGACCCCGTGGTCGTCACGACGCCGAACGCGTCCGGACGAATCGACGAGCGCGTCGAGGCCGAGGGGGGCCGAGTCGAACGCGTTCGACTCGGCGCGCTCCACGAGGGCATCGCGACCGCGCGCGAGGACGGCGGCCCCGACACCGAGGTCGCGTTCGCGGCCGAACCGTGGAAGCACGTCCACACCCGCTTCGGCGGGTGGATAGACGGCGTCACCAGCGCCGCGGTCGTCTGCCGACTCGTCGCGGAGGCTGGCGGGGTCGGCCCCCTCCGAGAGCCCGTGACCGAGCGCCCCTACCGCAAGCGCAGCGTCTCGTGTCCCGACGCCGCCAAGGGCGGGGCGATGGAGCGACTGGAGACCGCGATTCCCGAGCGGTTCCCCGAGGCGTCGGTCGAGACCGAGTACGGCGTCCGGGCCGCCTTCCCGGACGGGTCGTGGGTGCTGGTCCGGCCGAGCGGCACGGAGCCGTACGTCCGGGTCTACGCCGAGAGCGACGACGTCGACGCGCTGGTGGCCGAGGCGGTCGCGGTCGTCGAGGCGGCCGTCGAGGCGACCGCGGTCGGCGACTCGGAGTAG
- a CDS encoding aldo/keto reductase: MTDADALDLDFVQFGGTGIHTSELQFGTWRFGKETEQGNVEIDEDRAYELLDAYEAAGGRFIDAADVYGGGKAEEWIGNWLAERDRERFTVASKIYWQIRDDDPNSRGTNRKNLRHRVDRILDRLDTDYVDVLYIHRWDDLTSTREMMKTLNGLVEAGKVHYLGASTLRPNAWKVAKANEIARAEGWEPFAVLQPRYNLVDREIEGDYLEMAHSEDLAVCPWSPLGQGFLTGKYSREDGLRGESRAAESSRFQDAYLTEENFDVHDELDAVADEVDATPAQTALAWLMHRRGVTAPIVGARTTDQLEENLAAAAIDLTAEQVDRLTEAKGGPYAGL, translated from the coding sequence ATGACCGACGCAGACGCACTCGACCTCGACTTCGTCCAGTTCGGCGGAACCGGAATCCACACGAGCGAACTCCAGTTCGGCACCTGGCGGTTCGGCAAGGAGACCGAGCAGGGCAACGTCGAGATCGACGAGGACCGCGCGTACGAACTGCTCGACGCCTACGAGGCGGCTGGCGGGCGCTTCATCGACGCCGCCGACGTCTACGGCGGCGGCAAGGCCGAGGAGTGGATCGGCAACTGGCTGGCCGAGCGCGACCGCGAGCGGTTCACCGTCGCGTCGAAGATTTACTGGCAGATACGCGACGACGACCCGAACAGCCGGGGGACCAACCGCAAGAACCTCCGCCACCGGGTCGACCGCATCCTCGACCGACTCGACACCGACTACGTCGACGTCCTCTACATCCACCGCTGGGACGACCTGACCTCGACGCGCGAGATGATGAAGACGCTGAACGGCCTCGTCGAGGCCGGGAAGGTTCACTACCTCGGTGCCTCGACGCTGCGACCCAACGCCTGGAAGGTGGCGAAGGCAAACGAGATCGCTCGCGCCGAGGGCTGGGAGCCGTTCGCGGTCCTCCAGCCCCGCTACAACCTCGTCGACCGCGAGATTGAGGGCGACTACCTCGAGATGGCCCACAGCGAGGACCTCGCGGTCTGCCCGTGGAGCCCGCTCGGGCAGGGCTTCCTGACCGGGAAGTACAGCCGCGAGGACGGCCTCCGCGGGGAGTCGCGGGCCGCCGAGTCCAGCCGGTTCCAGGACGCCTACCTGACCGAGGAGAACTTCGACGTTCACGACGAGCTCGACGCGGTGGCCGACGAGGTCGACGCCACGCCCGCCCAGACCGCGCTCGCGTGGCTGATGCACCGGCGAGGGGTCACCGCGCCCATCGTCGGCGCGCGCACGACCGACCAGCTGGAGGAGAACCTCGCGGCGGCCGCAATCGACCTCACCGCCGAGCAGGTCGACCGGCTCACCGAGGCGAAGGGCGGTCCGTACGCCGGTCTCTGA
- a CDS encoding DUF5793 family protein, with amino-acid sequence MRRDYFTLDVRNIDWVEEGGEARKPTVIIDFEGPSSTLRERLTGMDDELLDAGETDVAFRLQGSIDDEDATGVVSVTNRITGDFVLELNEDADDVLKFIQAAREYGKESGDADGRYHVEISINDDDLVEYDKGTFLVYNSEGNLLRQHSLIPSGVEL; translated from the coding sequence ATGAGGCGCGACTACTTCACGCTGGACGTTCGAAACATCGACTGGGTCGAAGAGGGCGGCGAGGCTCGGAAGCCGACCGTAATCATCGATTTCGAGGGGCCCTCTTCGACGCTCCGCGAGCGCCTCACGGGGATGGACGACGAACTGCTCGACGCCGGAGAGACCGACGTCGCGTTCCGCCTCCAGGGTTCGATAGACGACGAGGACGCGACCGGGGTCGTCAGCGTCACCAACCGCATCACGGGCGACTTCGTCCTCGAACTCAACGAGGACGCCGACGACGTGCTGAAGTTCATCCAGGCCGCCCGCGAGTACGGCAAGGAGTCGGGCGACGCCGACGGACGCTACCACGTCGAGATCAGCATCAACGACGACGACCTCGTCGAGTACGACAAGGGGACCTTCCTCGTCTACAACAGCGAGGGCAACCTCCTGCGCCAGCACAGCCTCATCCCGAGCGGCGTCGAACTCTGA
- a CDS encoding DUF7549 family protein has translation MVWVRSEYAGELAVVSAWLAALVPWNITYSTLSGLGSVLFVRFPFAQVRFAFGIPLAEGVAVSTPLGARAYQQGHPIAAAYTAWAVGAAVVGAAVLVSVLLYRYEARFERSRFDAVRVIGGLLALAGVVLTAATWLLWTRGFPGLPIPVGVVLLYLLGGVLLGARRE, from the coding sequence ATGGTCTGGGTACGCTCGGAGTACGCCGGAGAGCTCGCCGTCGTGTCGGCGTGGCTCGCGGCGCTCGTCCCGTGGAACATCACGTACTCGACGCTTTCGGGCCTCGGAAGCGTTCTGTTCGTCCGCTTTCCGTTCGCGCAGGTGCGGTTCGCGTTCGGCATCCCGCTGGCCGAGGGTGTCGCGGTCTCGACCCCACTCGGCGCGCGGGCCTACCAGCAGGGCCACCCCATCGCGGCGGCCTACACCGCGTGGGCGGTCGGCGCGGCGGTCGTGGGCGCGGCCGTCCTCGTGAGCGTCCTGCTCTATCGCTACGAGGCGCGGTTCGAGCGCTCGCGGTTCGACGCGGTCCGGGTCATCGGCGGCCTGCTCGCGCTCGCGGGCGTCGTCCTCACGGCCGCGACGTGGCTGCTCTGGACCCGGGGGTTCCCGGGTCTGCCGATTCCGGTCGGGGTCGTCCTGCTGTACCTCCTCGGCGGCGTCCTGCTCGGTGCGCGTCGGGAGTGA
- a CDS encoding type II/IV secretion system ATPase subunit, translated as MSQWTTDDVRIRIQEFERTLRRTAEVIRGSAVEVDGYDPDDHGPLVSFSGLDGFEEVDRYWVNAPFAFVSVNYDDEENEHRYHVVEPDLDDLEADLLDRLLEDIRDSLIHRREVGEGTDEDAEAVLKDELRELLSVYGVEIEPASFYRLFYYLYRSFRGFGKLDPLMRDPGIEDISCDGYDLPIFVYHDGYTDIETNVVYGKEELDNLVVRLAQRSGKHVSIGDPVVEATLPDGSRAELALGEEVTPRGSAFTIRKYADEPFTPVDLIEYGTFSLDQMAYLWLAIESNKSLIFAGGTASGKTTSMNAISMFIPPRSKVLTIEDTRELALYHDNWLSSVTRERRGAGADITMYDLLRSALRHRPEYIVVGEVRGEEAMTLFQAMNTGHTTYSTMHADSVQTVINRLENEPINVPRAMIQSLDILSVQTLTYVGDERVRRNRTLAEIEGIDQRTGDLDYSTAFSWNANRDTFRRDDSTVLDEIQDERGWSRSQLLGEVRDRKRVLQYLRESGVTDYRRFTAMVNEYYAHPERVLDAIDLDDQVSAGFE; from the coding sequence ATGTCCCAGTGGACCACCGACGACGTTCGGATTCGCATCCAGGAGTTCGAGCGGACGCTCCGTCGGACCGCGGAGGTCATCCGGGGGTCTGCCGTCGAGGTCGACGGCTACGACCCCGACGACCACGGGCCGCTGGTCTCGTTCTCGGGGCTCGACGGCTTCGAGGAGGTCGACCGCTACTGGGTCAACGCCCCGTTCGCCTTCGTCTCGGTCAACTACGACGACGAGGAGAACGAGCACCGCTACCACGTCGTCGAACCCGACCTCGACGACCTCGAAGCCGACCTGCTCGACCGACTGCTCGAAGACATCCGCGACTCGCTCATCCACCGACGGGAGGTCGGCGAGGGGACCGACGAGGACGCCGAGGCGGTGCTGAAAGACGAACTCCGCGAACTCCTGTCGGTGTACGGCGTCGAAATCGAGCCCGCGAGCTTCTATCGGCTGTTCTACTACCTCTACCGGTCGTTCCGCGGGTTCGGCAAGCTCGACCCGCTGATGCGCGACCCCGGCATCGAGGACATCTCGTGTGACGGCTACGACCTGCCCATCTTCGTCTACCACGACGGGTACACCGACATCGAGACCAACGTGGTGTACGGCAAGGAGGAACTCGACAACCTCGTGGTCCGGCTCGCCCAGCGGTCGGGCAAGCACGTCAGCATCGGCGACCCCGTGGTCGAGGCCACCCTTCCCGACGGCTCTCGGGCCGAGCTGGCGCTCGGCGAGGAGGTCACCCCGCGCGGGTCGGCGTTCACCATCCGGAAGTACGCCGACGAGCCGTTCACTCCGGTGGACCTGATCGAGTACGGCACCTTCAGCCTCGACCAGATGGCGTACCTCTGGCTCGCCATCGAGTCGAACAAGTCGCTCATCTTCGCCGGGGGCACGGCCTCGGGCAAGACCACCTCGATGAACGCCATCTCGATGTTCATCCCGCCGCGCTCGAAGGTGCTGACCATCGAGGACACCCGCGAACTCGCGCTGTATCACGACAACTGGCTGTCGTCGGTCACGCGCGAGCGAAGGGGCGCGGGCGCCGACATCACGATGTACGACCTCCTCCGGTCGGCCCTGCGCCACCGCCCGGAGTACATCGTGGTCGGGGAGGTCCGCGGCGAGGAGGCCATGACGCTGTTCCAGGCGATGAACACCGGCCACACCACCTACTCGACGATGCACGCCGACTCGGTCCAGACCGTCATCAATCGTCTCGAAAACGAGCCCATCAACGTCCCGCGGGCGATGATACAGAGCCTCGACATCCTCTCGGTCCAGACGCTGACCTACGTCGGCGACGAGCGCGTGCGCAGGAACCGCACCCTCGCCGAGATAGAGGGCATCGACCAGCGGACCGGCGACCTCGACTACTCGACGGCCTTCTCGTGGAACGCCAACCGGGACACCTTCCGGCGCGACGACAGCACCGTCCTCGACGAGATACAGGACGAGCGCGGGTGGTCGCGGAGCCAACTCCTCGGGGAGGTCCGGGACCGCAAGCGCGTCCTCCAGTACCTCCGCGAGAGCGGCGTCACCGACTACCGGCGGTTCACCGCGATGGTCAACGAGTACTACGCCCACCCCGAGCGCGTGCTAGACGCCATCGACCTCGACGACCAGGTCTCGGCCGGGTTCGAATGA
- a CDS encoding type II secretion system F family protein gives MMLEFLPLAVVALVALALALAPLTRPGDRVVTHLSLAAFGGWVADRGRRHRERRGLLQSVHLDDTYRMYAAKTLLYSGVAAVVGSVAGVYLVAGVLAVLGIPPETIRATLPTRLWFLADLLVDPDLSVGELFGVLLASSAVLGAAAGGLTYWIRWENLSYRANARERKIDESIARTVAFVYALSRSGMAFPEILRTLARNRSVYGEAAEELSVAAKSMDYAGLDMLSAIERLADRTPSEKFGDFAENLASVLQSGQSIPAYLDDQYERYQEDAEAQQESFLELLATLAEAYVSVFVVAPLLFITILVIMGLMALGDTLSLLRVIVYFALPLANAGFVIYLDSITESLRATREDRDVDLAPGLLSGVRRTDSPDADRDGVERPAASADAAGRGALARSDGGSVTRGESVARDETASHRDNAVAGGVADAPGDPTDPVAGGRPDVDSAAANFERLDAFERVRWLRDLVSDPVRTLRDRPTLVLYALVPLGVLSVAVRAWPHLAAGSLTLRLVDDFVVQAALAVLGGFAVVQELHRRRIAAIEAAVPDFLDRLASVNDAGMSVVESLGRVAGGDLGALDDEIDRVWADVQWGVDAETALYRLEDRVNTPTITRVVTLLGNAMHASGDLAKVLRIAADEAQDTRRLKRKRRQEMLTYVVIIYLSFFVFLVIIGALNSILIPNLPTGGAPDGGGGVGGGPLADIASVNVDAYTLLFFHASLVQAVCSGLLAGQMGETSVRNGAKHATVLLAVAYVAFLVMP, from the coding sequence ATGATGCTCGAGTTCCTCCCCCTCGCGGTCGTCGCGCTCGTCGCGCTCGCGCTGGCGCTCGCGCCGCTGACCCGGCCCGGCGACCGGGTCGTGACCCACCTCTCGCTCGCGGCGTTCGGCGGGTGGGTCGCCGACCGCGGCAGGCGACACCGCGAGCGCCGGGGGCTCCTCCAGTCGGTCCACCTCGACGACACCTACCGGATGTACGCCGCCAAGACCCTGCTGTACTCGGGGGTCGCCGCGGTGGTCGGGAGCGTCGCGGGCGTCTACCTCGTGGCGGGGGTGCTGGCGGTCCTCGGAATCCCGCCCGAGACGATTCGGGCGACCCTCCCGACCCGGCTCTGGTTCCTCGCCGACCTGCTGGTCGACCCCGACCTCTCGGTCGGCGAACTGTTCGGCGTCCTGCTGGCCAGCAGCGCCGTCCTCGGCGCGGCCGCCGGGGGCCTGACCTACTGGATTCGGTGGGAGAACCTCTCCTACAGGGCGAACGCCCGCGAGCGCAAGATCGACGAGAGCATCGCGCGCACGGTGGCGTTCGTCTACGCCCTCTCGCGCAGCGGGATGGCGTTCCCCGAGATACTGCGGACGCTCGCGCGAAACCGGAGCGTCTACGGCGAAGCCGCCGAGGAGCTCTCGGTCGCGGCCAAGTCGATGGACTACGCCGGTCTCGACATGCTGTCGGCCATCGAGCGACTCGCCGACCGCACGCCAAGCGAGAAGTTCGGCGACTTCGCCGAGAACCTCGCCAGCGTGCTCCAGAGCGGCCAGTCCATCCCGGCGTACCTCGACGACCAGTACGAGCGCTACCAGGAGGACGCCGAGGCCCAGCAGGAGTCGTTCCTCGAACTCCTCGCCACCCTCGCGGAGGCGTACGTCTCGGTGTTCGTGGTCGCGCCCCTGCTTTTCATCACCATCCTCGTCATCATGGGGCTGATGGCGCTCGGGGACACCCTCTCGCTCCTGCGTGTCATCGTCTACTTCGCGCTCCCGCTGGCGAACGCCGGGTTCGTCATCTACCTCGACAGCATCACCGAGTCCCTGCGGGCGACCCGCGAGGACCGCGACGTGGACCTCGCTCCGGGCTTGCTCTCGGGCGTCCGGCGGACCGATTCGCCCGACGCCGACCGGGACGGCGTCGAGCGGCCCGCGGCGTCTGCAGACGCCGCGGGCCGCGGGGCGCTCGCTCGAAGCGACGGCGGGAGCGTCACCCGCGGCGAAAGCGTGGCCCGCGACGAGACCGCGTCCCACCGCGACAACGCGGTCGCCGGGGGCGTCGCCGACGCCCCCGGCGACCCGACCGATCCGGTGGCCGGGGGTCGCCCCGATGTCGACTCCGCCGCCGCGAACTTCGAGCGCCTCGACGCCTTCGAGCGCGTGCGCTGGCTCCGGGACCTCGTCTCGGACCCGGTCCGGACCCTCCGAGACCGACCGACACTCGTGCTCTACGCGCTGGTCCCGCTCGGCGTGCTCTCGGTTGCCGTCCGAGCGTGGCCCCACCTCGCGGCGGGGTCGCTCACGCTCCGACTCGTCGACGACTTCGTCGTGCAGGCCGCACTGGCCGTCCTCGGGGGGTTCGCGGTCGTGCAGGAGCTGCACCGGCGGCGCATCGCCGCCATCGAGGCCGCGGTGCCCGACTTCCTCGACCGCCTCGCCAGCGTCAACGACGCCGGGATGTCCGTCGTCGAGAGCCTTGGCCGGGTCGCGGGCGGGGACCTCGGCGCGCTCGACGACGAGATAGACCGCGTGTGGGCCGACGTTCAGTGGGGCGTCGACGCCGAGACCGCGCTCTACCGACTGGAGGACCGGGTGAACACCCCGACCATCACGCGGGTCGTGACCCTGCTCGGGAACGCGATGCACGCCAGCGGCGACCTCGCGAAGGTCCTGCGCATCGCGGCCGACGAGGCTCAGGACACCCGACGGCTCAAGCGAAAGCGCCGCCAGGAGATGCTGACCTACGTGGTCATCATCTACCTCTCGTTTTTCGTGTTCCTCGTCATCATCGGAGCGCTCAACAGCATCCTCATCCCGAACCTCCCGACCGGGGGCGCGCCCGACGGCGGCGGAGGGGTCGGGGGCGGCCCGCTGGCCGACATCGCCAGCGTGAACGTCGACGCCTACACCCTCCTGTTCTTCCACGCCTCGCTGGTGCAGGCGGTGTGTTCGGGCCTCCTCGCCGGGCAGATGGGCGAGACGAGCGTCAGGAACGGCGCGAAGCACGCGACCGTGCTGTTGGCGGTCGCGTACGTCGCGTTCCTGGTGATGCCGTGA
- a CDS encoding transposase, with translation MVTVTVTAKFHNPSLSRKKEWQHAAHLYRDTKQFCIDGWENDDFGKSVTTASINNDLYSAIQNQAIREAKSDHNKDGEVRYRESQPFAVNNQNWEIDTTENGTVIVGFPCVSQWWFTPIEVYDDIADPVDRLVEGDADKTRLQVYRRSDDWFCTFNVKYDTNTSGETPIGVDIGERHILAVTAYGEGESMLVSGGEAKYVRRKYRSLRDSLSEAGALRARNRVGNKEQRRIKDLNHKLSRRLITFAEQFENSVIRMEDLEGIRENSSWSGVHSWHFHQLQQFITYKAERAGICVEKVDAYHTSQRCSECGSMGTRDGDHFLCSECGRGRHADLNASENIAQREGEPCTA, from the coding sequence ATGGTCACGGTGACTGTCACCGCGAAGTTCCACAACCCATCCCTCTCACGGAAAAAAGAGTGGCAACACGCTGCTCATCTCTACCGTGATACCAAACAGTTCTGTATCGACGGATGGGAGAACGACGACTTCGGCAAGTCCGTGACCACCGCCAGCATCAACAACGACCTCTACTCGGCCATCCAAAACCAGGCCATCCGAGAAGCGAAATCCGACCACAACAAGGACGGTGAGGTTCGCTATCGAGAGAGTCAACCGTTCGCCGTCAACAACCAAAACTGGGAAATCGACACGACCGAGAACGGCACGGTTATCGTCGGCTTCCCGTGCGTCTCCCAATGGTGGTTCACCCCGATAGAGGTGTACGACGACATAGCCGACCCCGTAGACCGACTGGTCGAAGGAGACGCCGACAAGACCCGCCTACAGGTCTACCGTCGTAGTGACGACTGGTTCTGTACGTTCAACGTCAAGTATGACACCAACACGTCGGGTGAGACGCCCATCGGTGTCGATATTGGTGAACGACACATCCTCGCTGTGACGGCCTACGGTGAGGGTGAGTCGATGTTGGTGTCTGGTGGTGAGGCGAAGTACGTTCGACGCAAATATCGTTCCCTACGTGATTCGCTTTCGGAAGCGGGTGCGCTTCGCGCACGTAACCGCGTGGGTAACAAAGAACAGCGTCGAATCAAGGATTTGAACCACAAACTCTCCCGTCGTCTCATTACGTTCGCGGAACAGTTCGAGAATTCCGTCATTCGGATGGAAGACCTCGAAGGCATCCGTGAGAACAGTTCGTGGTCGGGTGTCCACTCGTGGCACTTCCACCAACTCCAACAGTTCATCACGTACAAAGCCGAACGCGCTGGTATCTGCGTCGAGAAGGTTGATGCGTACCATACCAGCCAGCGGTGTTCGGAGTGTGGTTCGATGGGAACCCGTGATGGCGACCACTTTTTGTGTTCGGAGTGTGGTCGTGGACGCCACGCCGACCTGAACGCTTCGGAGAATATCGCACAACGGGAGGGTGAACCATGCACGGCGTAG